Proteins co-encoded in one Oreochromis aureus strain Israel breed Guangdong linkage group 3, ZZ_aureus, whole genome shotgun sequence genomic window:
- the LOC116312433 gene encoding H-2 class II histocompatibility antigen, A-U alpha chain-like encodes MKMKELLLFLSCVLCVSADAQHSDINIAGCSDSDGEYMYGLDGEEIAYADFNKKEMIYPQPPFIDPMSYVEGTYEQAVGEQQICKQNLQAARKVMKDYPLEHDAPSAVMIYTRDEVEFGQENTLICHVTGFYPAPVNVSWTKNEQKVTGSSINVPYPNKDGTFTQISRLQFTPQLGDMYSCTVKHLALTQPLTKIYDVQASGQSDPGVGPAAFCGVGLTVGLLGVAAGTFFLIKGNECS; translated from the exons atgaagatgaaggagctgctcctcttcctctcctgtgtcctctgtgtctctgctgACG CTCAGCACAGTGACATTAATATCGCTGGCTGTTCAGACTCTGATGGAGAGTACATGTATGGACTGGATGGTGAAGAGATTGCCTACGCAGACTTCAACAAAAAGGAGATGATCTACCCTCAGCCTCCTTTCATTGATCCTATGAGTTATGTGGAAGGAACTTATGAACAAGCGGTGGGTGAGCAACAGATCTGCAAACAGAACCTGCAGGCTGCTCGTAAAGTGATGAAGGACTACCCTCTAGAACACG ATGCTCCTTCAGCTGTGATGATCTACACCAGAGATGAGGTGGAGTTTGGACAGGAGAACACTCTGATCTGTCATGTGACTGGTTTCTATCCTGCTCCTGTCAACGTCTCCTGGACCAAGAACGAGCAGAAGGTCACAGGATCCAGCATCAACGTTCCCTATCCCAACAAAGATGGGACCTTCACCCAGATCTCCAGACTGCAGTTCACCCCACAGCTGGGAGACATGTACAGTTGCACAGTGAAACATCTGGCCCTGACACAACCACTGACCAAGATCTATG atgTGCAGGCGTCTGGTCAGTCTGATCCAGGTGTTGGACCTGCAGCGTTCTGTGGAGTGGGTCTGACTGTGGGTCTGCTCGGTGTGGCTGCTGGAACCTTCTTCCTCATCAAAGGAAACGAGTGCAGCTGA